One genomic window of Arachis hypogaea cultivar Tifrunner chromosome 8, arahy.Tifrunner.gnm2.J5K5, whole genome shotgun sequence includes the following:
- the LOC112708205 gene encoding flavin-containing monooxygenase FMO GS-OX-like 9 isoform X1, translating into MVSEKNYKSKNVCVIGAGPSGLVAARELRKEGHKVVVLEQNHDIGGQWLYEPNVVGEDPLGRNPFLKVHSSIYESLRLTSPREIMGFTDFPFMVKKGRDMRRFPSHTELLHYLKDFCDWFGLREMIRFNTRVDYVGMLDYGVCSNNDLKWVVRSIDKSEKVVEEVFDAVVVATGHYSQPKLPSIKGMDTWIRKQMHSHVYRSPEPLCNERQIFIEQIVVVVGNSLSGQDISLELVKVAKEVHMSSRSLNITEGLSKVISKHENFHLHPQIDTLHEDGKVTFVDGSSISADTILYCTGYSYAFPFLDTKGMVVVDDDRVGPLYEHTFPPSLAPSLSFIGIPRKIIGFPFFESQAIWIAQVLSGRKVLPSWEDMMKSIKEFYHSREVAGIPKHCTHDIADFEYCVKYGERAGLPPLEEWRKELCLSAILNSFANLETYRDSWDDHEKLQEALQSPHFTQLGLQDSSL; encoded by the exons ATGGTTTCTGAGAAAAATTACAAATCCAAGAATGTGTGTGTGATTGGAGCTGGACCATCAGGGCTAGTGGCAGCCAGGGAGCTGAGAAAAGAAGGTCACAAGGTGGTTGTGTTAGAGCAGAATCATGACATAGGAGGGCAATGGTTATATGAACCAAATGTGGTAGGGGAGGATCCTTTAGGAAGAAATCCTTTTCTAAAGGTGCATAGTAGTATCTATGAATCATTAAGGCTCACATCTCCAAGGGAGATCATGGGGTTTACTGATTTCCCATTTATGGTGAAGAAAGGTAGGGACATGAGGAGGTTCCCAAGCCACACAGAGCTCCTTCATTACCTAAAGGACTTCTGTGATTGGTTTGGGTTGAGAGAGATGATAAGATTCAACACAAGGGTGGATTATGTGGGGATGTTGGATTATGGTGTCTGTAGCAATAATGATTTGAAATGGGTTGTTAGAAGCATAGACAAGAGTGAGAAGGTGGTGGAAGAGGTGTTTGATGCAGTGGTTGTAGCCACTGGTCATTACTCTCAGCCTAAATTGCCCTCCATTAAAG GAATGGATACATGGATCAGAAAACAAATGCATAGTCACGTTTACAGATCCCCAGAACCACTCTGCAATGAG AGGCAAATCTTCATTGAACAGATTGTGGTGGTTGTTGGAAATTCCTTAAGTGGGCAAGATATATCGCTAGAGCTTGTGAAAGTAGCAAAGGAAGTCCACATGAGTTCCAGATCTCTTAATATCACTGAGGGTTTATCTAAAGTTATATCAAAACATGAGAACTTTCACCTTCATCCACAG ATAGACACACTTCATGAGGATGGAAAGGTCACATTTGTGGATGGTTCCTCTATTTCTGCAGACACCATTTTGTACTGCACAGG GTACTCCTATGCGTTCCCCTTTCTTGACACTAAAGGAATGGTAGTTGTGGATGATGACAGAGTGGGGCCTTTGTATGAGCACACTTTCCCCCCATCTCTTGCTCCATCACTGTCCTTTATAGGCATCCCTAGAAAG ATCATAGGGTTCCCTTTCTTTGAATCACAAGCAATATGGATAGCACAAGTACTTTCTGGGAGAAAGGTATTGCCATCATGGGAGGACATGATGAAATCCATCAAGGAGTTCTACCACTCAAGAGAAGTAGCAGGCATACCTAAACATTGCACCCATGACATTGCAGATTTCGAg TATTGTGTCAAATATGGAGAGCGTGCAGGATTGCCACCTCTAGAAGAATGGAGAAAAGAGCTTTGCCTTTCAGCCATACTTAATTCTTTTGCCAACTTAGAGACATATAGAGATTCTTGGGATGATCATGAGAAGCTCCAAGAGGCCCTTCAAAGTCCTCACTTCACTCAACTTGGGCTTCAAGATTCTTCTCTGTAA
- the LOC112708207 gene encoding uncharacterized protein, with protein sequence MVKFLSVLFVKLPLLAGQSSVLIVECIESLMALAQEKNRQRCPASETTPTVIKDLLKDSELSQSTYRKVGNKILDLQLPAEEYIDSEGDSSESEKSTAFTLNGTSQVVCNGLADLNVPFNLKEETGAESDDLQPRIHHGSSLVCDLSRATKSGWTNFLNDAIQNLNKRKYLEDSSDDPMPKPGKKLVPMSLSNIAGQNGRVLNSLAGFSDTDRQSVPVESLSQKLEQVNIFTCLQNYLLRNGFCFSAKAFHQPSIDTDELSSCNNHGSSSASRELRECVQGSEDVFNPNNINLNTMPGYSNTITEFESIQNSREEDKFECSRLPWLKEKPAPQGKLNEEGKSSTHVRSNTLAFDINGKTDASKILCVEETLNISKNSHVNHILDKGEQVRAGEKFLEDEKTMHECLICVIDLNSCTNEDENTPMDIDLQAPTSPENTESSPPRGESDEAQEEQARMAAEALVSIFEVAVHNGLQMTTCSPLESSMSSPLHWFSGIVSAIVDHSESEVTLEQHLPTDFDYFEFMTLNLTETTILDSFYKSNGQSKQEGEGSTSLTRSRKCRSNRSRRGKDFQNEILPSLACLSRHEVTKDLKTIGSLVKAATAHTTRSTAGCARSAGKNAPAKARRRPCKSASNITDLLKRGLISWQKICRKKRSQRFPVSNLQLIFKSST encoded by the exons ATGGTCAAGTTCCTCTCTGTGTTATTCGTCAAACTTCCTCTGTTGGCTGGTCAATCATCTGTTTTAATTGTGGAATGCATCGAGTCACTAATGGCTTTGGCACAAGAAAAGAACAGGCAAAGATGTCCTGCTTCTGAAACTACTCCAACTGTAATCAAAGATCTCTTAAAAGATTCTGAATTATCACAGTCCACTTACAGAAAAGTTGGTAACAAAATTTTGGATCTCCAACTTCCAGCTGAAGAGTACATTGATAGTGAAGGCGATTCTTCCGAAAGTGAAAAGAGTACAGCTTTTACTTTAAATGGAACTTCTCAGGTTGTGTGTAACGGTTTAGCCGACTTAAATGTACCTTTTAATCTCAAGGAAGAGACGGGTGCGGAGTCTGATGATTTGCAGCCCAGAATTCATCATGGAAGCTCCCTTGTTTGTGATCTATCAAGAGCAACAAAATCAGGCTGGACTAATTTTCTCAATGATGCTATACAGAATTTGAACAAAAGAAAGTATCTTGAAGATTCCTCAGATGATCCAATGCCAAAGCCAGGGAAGAAACTCGTACCGATGTCCTTAAGTAATATTGCTG GGCAAAATGGCAGGGTCTTGAATTCCCTAGCCGGATTTAGTGATACCGACAGGCAATCTGTTCCAGTTGAATCATTGAGTCAGAAACTTGAGCAAGTTAACATTTTTACATGTTTGCAAAACTATCTTCTCCGCAACGGCTTTTGCTTTAGTGCCAAGGCATTTCATCAACCATCAATCGATACTGATGAGCTAAGCAGCTGCAACAACCATGGTTCATCATCGGCTAGCCGTGAGCTTAGGGAGTGTGTTCAGGGCTCTGAAGATGTGTTCAATCCCAATAACATAAACCTGAATACCATGCCTGGTTATTCCAATACAATAACAGAATTTGAAAGCATTCAGAATTCAAGGGAAGAAGATAAATTTGAGTGTTCAAGACTTCCTTGGCTTAAAGAAAAGCCGGCACCCCAAGGAAAACTCAATGAAGAGGGTAAATCTTCAACACATGTAAGAAGCAACACTCTTGCATTTGACATTAATGGAAAGACTGATGCTTCCAAAATTCTGTGTGTTGAAGAAACTCTGAATATATCAAAAAATTCACATGTAAATCATATTCTTGACAAGGGGGAACAGGTCCGTGCTGGTGAAAAGTTCTTGGAGGATGAGAAGACGATGCATGAATGCTTGATCTGCGTCATTGACCTGAATTCATGCACGAATGAGGATGAGAATACGCCAATGGATATCGATCTTCAGGCCCCTACGAGTCCAGAAAATACGGAAAGTTCTCCACCAAGAGGAGAATCCGATGAAGCCCAAGAGGAGCAAGCCAGAATGGCAGCAGAGGCTTTGGTTTCGATATTCGAGGTGGCGGTCCATAATGGTCTCCAAATGACAACATGTTCACCATTAGAATCTTCCATGAGTAGCCCTCTTCACTGGTTTTCTGGGATTGTTTCTGCAATAGTGGATCATTCAGAGAGTGAGGTTACCTTGGAGCAGCATCTGCCTACTGATTTTGATTACTTTGAGTTCATGACTTTAAATTTGACCGAGACAACAATCCTAGATAGCTTCTATAAGAGCAATGGCCAATCCAAGCAAGAAGGTGAAGGGTCTACCTCACTGACTCGATCGAGGAAGTGCCGGTCGAATAGGTCCCGGCGGGGGAAGGACTTCCAGAATGAGATTCTACCAAGTCTTGCTTGTTTGTCAAGGCACGAGGTGACCAAAGACCTTAAGACCATAGGAAGTCTAGTTAAAGCCGCCACGGCTCATACTACTCGCTCGACAGCTGGCTGCGCAAGAAGCGCAGGTAAAAATGCACCGGCCAAGGCGAGGAGAAGGCCATGTAAATCAGCTTCTAACATTACAGACTTACTGAAAAGAGGCCTAATTAGTTGGCAAAAAATATGTAGAAAGAAAAGGAGCCAAAGATTTCCAGTCAGTAATCTCCAGCTTATTTTTAAATCAAGTACATAA
- the LOC112708205 gene encoding flavin-containing monooxygenase FMO GS-OX-like 9 isoform X2 → MVSEKNYKSKNVCVIGAGPSGLVAARELRKEGHKVVVLEQNHDIGGQWLYEPNVVGEDPLGRNPFLKVHSSIYESLRLTSPREIMGFTDFPFMVKKGRDMRRFPSHTELLHYLKDFCDWFGLREMIRFNTRVDYVGMLDYGVCSNNDLKWVVRSIDKSEKVVEEVFDAVVVATGHYSQPKLPSIKGMDTWIRKQMHSHVYRSPEPLCNEIVVVVGNSLSGQDISLELVKVAKEVHMSSRSLNITEGLSKVISKHENFHLHPQIDTLHEDGKVTFVDGSSISADTILYCTGYSYAFPFLDTKGMVVVDDDRVGPLYEHTFPPSLAPSLSFIGIPRKIIGFPFFESQAIWIAQVLSGRKVLPSWEDMMKSIKEFYHSREVAGIPKHCTHDIADFEYCVKYGERAGLPPLEEWRKELCLSAILNSFANLETYRDSWDDHEKLQEALQSPHFTQLGLQDSSL, encoded by the exons ATGGTTTCTGAGAAAAATTACAAATCCAAGAATGTGTGTGTGATTGGAGCTGGACCATCAGGGCTAGTGGCAGCCAGGGAGCTGAGAAAAGAAGGTCACAAGGTGGTTGTGTTAGAGCAGAATCATGACATAGGAGGGCAATGGTTATATGAACCAAATGTGGTAGGGGAGGATCCTTTAGGAAGAAATCCTTTTCTAAAGGTGCATAGTAGTATCTATGAATCATTAAGGCTCACATCTCCAAGGGAGATCATGGGGTTTACTGATTTCCCATTTATGGTGAAGAAAGGTAGGGACATGAGGAGGTTCCCAAGCCACACAGAGCTCCTTCATTACCTAAAGGACTTCTGTGATTGGTTTGGGTTGAGAGAGATGATAAGATTCAACACAAGGGTGGATTATGTGGGGATGTTGGATTATGGTGTCTGTAGCAATAATGATTTGAAATGGGTTGTTAGAAGCATAGACAAGAGTGAGAAGGTGGTGGAAGAGGTGTTTGATGCAGTGGTTGTAGCCACTGGTCATTACTCTCAGCCTAAATTGCCCTCCATTAAAG GAATGGATACATGGATCAGAAAACAAATGCATAGTCACGTTTACAGATCCCCAGAACCACTCTGCAATGAG ATTGTGGTGGTTGTTGGAAATTCCTTAAGTGGGCAAGATATATCGCTAGAGCTTGTGAAAGTAGCAAAGGAAGTCCACATGAGTTCCAGATCTCTTAATATCACTGAGGGTTTATCTAAAGTTATATCAAAACATGAGAACTTTCACCTTCATCCACAG ATAGACACACTTCATGAGGATGGAAAGGTCACATTTGTGGATGGTTCCTCTATTTCTGCAGACACCATTTTGTACTGCACAGG GTACTCCTATGCGTTCCCCTTTCTTGACACTAAAGGAATGGTAGTTGTGGATGATGACAGAGTGGGGCCTTTGTATGAGCACACTTTCCCCCCATCTCTTGCTCCATCACTGTCCTTTATAGGCATCCCTAGAAAG ATCATAGGGTTCCCTTTCTTTGAATCACAAGCAATATGGATAGCACAAGTACTTTCTGGGAGAAAGGTATTGCCATCATGGGAGGACATGATGAAATCCATCAAGGAGTTCTACCACTCAAGAGAAGTAGCAGGCATACCTAAACATTGCACCCATGACATTGCAGATTTCGAg TATTGTGTCAAATATGGAGAGCGTGCAGGATTGCCACCTCTAGAAGAATGGAGAAAAGAGCTTTGCCTTTCAGCCATACTTAATTCTTTTGCCAACTTAGAGACATATAGAGATTCTTGGGATGATCATGAGAAGCTCCAAGAGGCCCTTCAAAGTCCTCACTTCACTCAACTTGGGCTTCAAGATTCTTCTCTGTAA
- the LOC112708203 gene encoding transcription factor PIF7 isoform X1 has product MMSMSSSSHQYLIPNWNMKQQQQQKQEQEQETLQLEEGITITKSSQASPTTHLVPMANNYDEIAELTWENGQISMHGLSGLDPTSQKKPTWVNRAHDTLESIVQQATCKNKKSKLTIKDNHAYVDVPTTTSSIVASSGEHHQMVPTLSRKRSHSSYSDQQQHRRDVNYVSINNTNRKCGVATASVTFCRDNNDVTTMMTWPSLGSGPRSFKNDKILEEDSACQSGSEVRNNENDRDGGKGETGQSKSSSVVRRNRTAAVHNQSERRRRDRINQKMKALQRLVPNANKTDKASMLDEVIKYLKQLQAQIEMMMSVSMPQMIMQQQLQMSMLARSMANNAPNPIRPLFPQLIQPTTTIGAANTASAPMFLAPSLMIPSSTNASIPLPSASYGAATFAQPLNMDMLNNMAAFYSQQMNHHQNNQIKP; this is encoded by the exons atgATGAGTATGAGTAGTAGTAGTCATCAGTATTTGATTCCAAACTGGAAcatgaaacaacaacaacaacaaaaacaagaacaagaacaggaAACACTCCAATTAGAAGAGGGTATTACTATTACCAAATCTTCTCAAGCTTCTCCCACCACTCATCTTGTTCCCAT GGCCAATAATTATGATGAGATTGCAGAGCTGACATGGGAAAATGGGCAGATATCAATGCATGGGCTCAGTGGGCTTGATCCAACTTCACAAAAAAAGCCCACATGGGTTAATAGGGCCCATGATACATTAGAGTCCATTGTTCAACAAGCCACATGCAAGAATAAAAAGTCAAAGTTGACCATAAAAGACAACCATGCTTATGTTGATGTTCCTACCACAACAAGCTCCATTGTTGCATCTTCAGGGGAACATCATCAAATGGTGCCAACACTTTCAAGGAAAAGATCACATTCTTCTTATTCCGATCAACAACAACATCGGAGAGATGTTAATTATGTTAGCATCAATAATACTAATAGGAAATGTGGTGTTGCTACTGCTAGTGTCACATTTTGTAGGGACAACAATGACGTCACAACCATGATGACGTGGCCTTCTCTTGGCTCTGGTCCAAGAAGCTTCAAAAATGATAAGATTCTTGAGGAGGATTCTGCTTGTCAAAGTGGATCG GAAGTTCGGAATAATGAAAATGATAGAGATGGTGGAAAAGGTGAAACAGGGCAGAGCAAATCATCATCAGTTGTAAGGAGAAATAGAACTGCTGCCGTCCATAACCAATCAGAACgg AGAAGAAGAGATAGAATTAATCAGAAGATGAAAGCATTGCAGCGGTTAGTGCCTAATGCAAATAAG ACAGACAAAGCTTCAATGTTGGATGAGGTGATTAAGTACTTGAAACAACTTCAAGCACAGATAGAAATGATGATGAGTGTGAGCATGCCACAAATGATAATGCAACAACAACTTCAAATGTCTATGCTAGCAAGATCAATGGCAAACAATGCTCCAAATCCAATTAGGCCATTGTTTCCACAACTCATCcaaccaacaacaacaattgGAGCTGCTAACACTGCCTCTGCTCCAATGTTTCTTGCACCTTCCTTGATGATTCCTTCAAGCACCAATGCTTCAATTCCTCTGCCTTCTGCTTCATATGGGGCTGCTACTTTTGCACAA CCACTTAATATGGATATGTTGAACAACATGGCAGCATTTTACAGCCAACAGATGAATCATCATCAGAACAATCAAATCAAACCATGA
- the LOC112708203 gene encoding transcription factor PIF7 isoform X2 — MMSMSSSSHQYLIPNWNMKQQQQQKQEQEQETLQLEEGITITKSSQASPTTHLVPMANNYDEIAELTWENGQISMHGLSGLDPTSQKKPTWVNRAHDTLESIVQQATCKNKKSKLTIKDNHAYVDVPTTTSSIVASSGEHHQMVPTLSRKRSHSSYSDQQQHRRDVNYVSINNTNRKCGVATASVTFCRDNNDVTTMMTWPSLGSGPRSFKNDKILEEDSACQSGSEVRNNENDRDGGKGETGQSKSSSVRRRDRINQKMKALQRLVPNANKTDKASMLDEVIKYLKQLQAQIEMMMSVSMPQMIMQQQLQMSMLARSMANNAPNPIRPLFPQLIQPTTTIGAANTASAPMFLAPSLMIPSSTNASIPLPSASYGAATFAQPLNMDMLNNMAAFYSQQMNHHQNNQIKP, encoded by the exons atgATGAGTATGAGTAGTAGTAGTCATCAGTATTTGATTCCAAACTGGAAcatgaaacaacaacaacaacaaaaacaagaacaagaacaggaAACACTCCAATTAGAAGAGGGTATTACTATTACCAAATCTTCTCAAGCTTCTCCCACCACTCATCTTGTTCCCAT GGCCAATAATTATGATGAGATTGCAGAGCTGACATGGGAAAATGGGCAGATATCAATGCATGGGCTCAGTGGGCTTGATCCAACTTCACAAAAAAAGCCCACATGGGTTAATAGGGCCCATGATACATTAGAGTCCATTGTTCAACAAGCCACATGCAAGAATAAAAAGTCAAAGTTGACCATAAAAGACAACCATGCTTATGTTGATGTTCCTACCACAACAAGCTCCATTGTTGCATCTTCAGGGGAACATCATCAAATGGTGCCAACACTTTCAAGGAAAAGATCACATTCTTCTTATTCCGATCAACAACAACATCGGAGAGATGTTAATTATGTTAGCATCAATAATACTAATAGGAAATGTGGTGTTGCTACTGCTAGTGTCACATTTTGTAGGGACAACAATGACGTCACAACCATGATGACGTGGCCTTCTCTTGGCTCTGGTCCAAGAAGCTTCAAAAATGATAAGATTCTTGAGGAGGATTCTGCTTGTCAAAGTGGATCG GAAGTTCGGAATAATGAAAATGATAGAGATGGTGGAAAAGGTGAAACAGGGCAGAGCAAATCATCATCAGTT AGAAGAAGAGATAGAATTAATCAGAAGATGAAAGCATTGCAGCGGTTAGTGCCTAATGCAAATAAG ACAGACAAAGCTTCAATGTTGGATGAGGTGATTAAGTACTTGAAACAACTTCAAGCACAGATAGAAATGATGATGAGTGTGAGCATGCCACAAATGATAATGCAACAACAACTTCAAATGTCTATGCTAGCAAGATCAATGGCAAACAATGCTCCAAATCCAATTAGGCCATTGTTTCCACAACTCATCcaaccaacaacaacaattgGAGCTGCTAACACTGCCTCTGCTCCAATGTTTCTTGCACCTTCCTTGATGATTCCTTCAAGCACCAATGCTTCAATTCCTCTGCCTTCTGCTTCATATGGGGCTGCTACTTTTGCACAA CCACTTAATATGGATATGTTGAACAACATGGCAGCATTTTACAGCCAACAGATGAATCATCATCAGAACAATCAAATCAAACCATGA